One Candidatus Methylomirabilota bacterium DNA segment encodes these proteins:
- a CDS encoding NAD(P)/FAD-dependent oxidoreductase — translation MEIGKAEGARASGRILARPSTSLAPRIVVVGGGFAGVTAALELGRRCSGQLPVHVTLLSNRNFLLFTPMLAEAATGAVESRHVVHPLRPLCGRWGVEFGEVEVEAVDLARRQVTVRHHRSVVRQRVYYDRLVIALGASPNTALAAGAAEHALTFKSAGDAIRIRNHLIDLFEAAALTEDPWTRRHLLTFVVVGAGHAGTELAAAVEELARGILVRHYPTIRPEDVRLVLVGSAVLPQTAPDLAAYTKARLVARGIELEVGRAARVSPEGLTLADGRLLESRCVIWTAGNRVSSVVAAVDLPKSKDGRLIVNERFEVEGAPGVYALGDNAAQIDPHSGQPYPATAQVALRQGRALAQVIEAQLTGRPARPFAFRLLGEMVPLSRRTAVADLRGLKLYGFPAWLMWKTVYMLKLPTLAQRLRVVLDWTVELFFERDVSELSMEEGAGAPR, via the coding sequence ATGGAAATCGGGAAAGCCGAGGGGGCGCGGGCGAGCGGGCGTATCCTGGCCCGGCCCTCCACGTCGCTCGCGCCGCGCATCGTCGTGGTGGGCGGTGGCTTCGCCGGGGTGACCGCGGCGCTCGAGCTGGGGCGGCGCTGCTCCGGCCAGCTCCCTGTCCACGTGACCTTGCTAAGCAACCGCAACTTCCTCCTCTTCACTCCCATGCTCGCAGAGGCCGCGACCGGCGCGGTGGAGAGCCGCCACGTGGTGCATCCCCTGCGTCCCCTCTGCGGTCGGTGGGGCGTGGAGTTCGGGGAGGTGGAGGTGGAGGCGGTGGACCTGGCGCGACGGCAGGTGACGGTGCGTCACCATCGCTCGGTGGTGCGGCAGCGCGTATACTACGACCGCCTCGTCATCGCGCTCGGCGCCAGCCCCAACACCGCACTGGCCGCAGGGGCCGCCGAGCACGCGCTCACCTTCAAGAGCGCGGGGGACGCCATCCGCATCCGCAATCACCTGATCGACCTCTTCGAGGCCGCCGCCCTCACGGAGGATCCGTGGACACGCCGCCATCTCCTCACCTTCGTGGTCGTGGGCGCGGGTCACGCCGGGACGGAGCTGGCGGCGGCGGTGGAGGAGCTGGCGCGCGGCATCCTGGTGCGCCACTACCCGACGATCCGTCCGGAGGATGTGCGGCTCGTCCTGGTGGGGAGCGCCGTGCTGCCCCAGACCGCGCCCGATCTGGCCGCCTACACGAAGGCGCGGCTGGTCGCCCGGGGGATCGAGCTCGAGGTTGGCCGGGCGGCGCGCGTCTCGCCCGAAGGCCTCACGCTCGCCGACGGCCGCCTCCTCGAGAGCCGCTGCGTCATCTGGACCGCGGGCAACCGCGTGAGCTCCGTGGTCGCGGCGGTCGACCTGCCGAAGTCGAAGGACGGGCGTCTCATCGTGAACGAGCGCTTCGAAGTGGAGGGCGCGCCGGGTGTGTACGCCCTCGGCGACAACGCCGCCCAGATCGACCCCCACTCGGGACAGCCCTATCCCGCCACGGCGCAGGTGGCGCTGCGCCAGGGGCGGGCGCTGGCGCAGGTGATCGAGGCGCAGCTGACCGGGCGTCCCGCTCGACCCTTTGCCTTCCGGCTCCTGGGCGAGATGGTGCCCCTCTCCCGCCGTACGGCCGTGGCGGACCTGCGCGGGCTCAAGCTCTACGGCTTCCCCGCGTGGCTCATGTGGAAGACGGTCTATATGTTGAAGCTTCCGACCCTGGCTCAGCGGCTCCGCGTCGTGCTCGACTGGACGGTCGAGCTCTTCTTCGAGCGAGACGTGTCCGAGCTGTCGATGGAGGAAGGGGCCGGGGCCCCGAGGTGA
- a CDS encoding DUF2282 domain-containing protein — MNKTSKAAVISAVAAALSLPYFSLAQAGPAPVPKFESEKCYGVAKAGKNDCQTANTSCAGTSRKDNQGDAWIYMPKGSCDKIVGGSLQAKRA; from the coding sequence ATGAACAAGACGTCCAAGGCCGCCGTGATCTCCGCCGTCGCCGCCGCCCTCAGCCTGCCCTACTTCTCGCTGGCTCAGGCCGGTCCGGCTCCGGTGCCCAAGTTCGAGTCCGAGAAGTGCTACGGCGTGGCGAAGGCCGGGAAGAACGATTGCCAGACCGCCAACACGTCCTGCGCCGGCACGTCCAGGAAGGACAACCAGGGCGACGCCTGGATCTATATGCCGAAGGGCTCCTGCGACAAGATCGTGGGCGGCAGCCTCCAGGCCAAGCGGGCGTAG
- a CDS encoding glucosidase, translating into MANGGAEVRRLSEADARTAHWKRWGPYLAERQWGTVREDYSPHGDAWDYFPHDHARSRAYRWGEDGILGISDNHQRLCFALALWNGRDPILKERLFGLTGTEGNHGEDVKEYYFYLDSTPTHSYMKGLYKYPQAAFPYAGLVEENRRRGRDVPEFELIDAGVFEGNRYWDVTVEYAKAAVDDILVRITAANRGPEAVELHLAPTLWFRNTWAWDVGVKRPRLAAGVRGADHVTVDAEHPTLGARRLFCEGAPPLLFTENETNTARLFDTPNATPYVKDGIGLAIVGGHMAAVNPAQVGTKVAAHYRVTVPPGGEAVLRLRLSDRAPAAGPFGAAFDTVMRARCEEADAFYKALLPGERSEDAHLVMRQVAAGLLWSKQFYHLDVRRWLAGDPTQPPPPPARTAGRDHEWTHLYNEDVISMPDKWEYPWYAAWDLAFHTIPLALLDPEFAKAQLILFLREWYMHPNGQIPAYEWNFGDVNPPVHAWAAWRVYKIERRLRGKGDRQFLEKVFHKLLLNFTWWVNRKDAEGNNVFQGGFLGLDNIGVFDRSAPLPTGGHIEQSDGTSWMGMYSLNMLAIALELAQEDPAYEDVASKFFEHFMYIAHAMHHLGGDGGVSLWNEADGFYYDVLHGDGGDPVPLRVRSMVGLIPLFAVETLEPEQVDRLEGFKRRMQWFVDNRPDLADHIVEAQRLDGKIRRLLSIVTQPQLPRVLGYMLDEGEFLSPHGIRAMSRYHREHPYVLELDGMQHRVDYEPAESSIPLFGGNSNWRGPIWFPVNYLLIESLQKFHWFLGEGLAVECPTRSGRRMNLWDVSMELSRRLSRIFLRGPDGRRAAFGSVETFQRDPHWRDLIPFHEYFHGETGAGLGASHQTGWTGLVAKLIAQSGE; encoded by the coding sequence ATGGCGAACGGCGGCGCAGAGGTCCGGCGGCTCTCGGAGGCAGACGCCCGGACCGCGCACTGGAAGCGCTGGGGGCCGTATCTCGCCGAGCGCCAGTGGGGGACGGTGCGGGAGGACTACAGCCCCCACGGCGACGCATGGGACTACTTCCCCCACGATCACGCGCGGTCGCGGGCCTACCGCTGGGGCGAGGACGGGATTCTCGGCATCTCGGACAACCATCAGCGCCTCTGCTTCGCGCTCGCCCTGTGGAACGGCCGCGATCCCATCCTCAAGGAGCGCCTCTTCGGCCTTACCGGCACCGAGGGCAATCACGGCGAGGACGTGAAGGAGTACTACTTCTACCTCGACTCGACACCGACCCACTCCTACATGAAAGGGCTCTACAAGTACCCACAGGCGGCCTTCCCGTACGCCGGGCTGGTGGAGGAGAACCGGCGCCGGGGCCGCGACGTCCCCGAGTTCGAGCTGATCGACGCCGGTGTCTTCGAGGGCAACCGCTACTGGGACGTGACCGTCGAGTACGCCAAGGCTGCCGTCGACGACATCCTCGTGCGCATCACCGCGGCGAATCGCGGCCCCGAGGCGGTAGAGCTGCACCTGGCGCCGACGCTCTGGTTCCGCAACACGTGGGCCTGGGATGTGGGCGTCAAGCGGCCACGGCTGGCCGCGGGCGTGCGGGGAGCGGATCACGTGACGGTGGACGCCGAGCATCCCACGCTCGGCGCGCGCCGACTTTTCTGCGAGGGCGCGCCGCCGCTTCTCTTCACCGAGAACGAGACCAACACGGCGCGCCTCTTCGACACCCCCAACGCCACGCCCTACGTCAAGGACGGCATCGGCCTGGCCATCGTGGGCGGGCATATGGCGGCGGTGAACCCCGCCCAGGTCGGGACCAAGGTGGCCGCGCACTACCGCGTCACCGTGCCGCCTGGGGGCGAGGCGGTGCTACGTCTCCGGCTGAGCGATCGCGCTCCCGCCGCGGGTCCCTTCGGGGCGGCCTTCGACACCGTCATGCGCGCTCGGTGCGAAGAGGCGGACGCGTTCTACAAGGCGCTGCTGCCCGGCGAGCGCTCCGAGGACGCCCACCTCGTCATGCGCCAGGTCGCGGCGGGCCTGCTCTGGAGCAAGCAGTTCTACCACCTCGACGTGCGCCGCTGGCTCGCCGGCGACCCGACCCAGCCGCCGCCGCCGCCCGCGCGGACCGCCGGTCGGGACCACGAGTGGACGCATCTCTACAACGAAGACGTGATCTCGATGCCGGACAAGTGGGAGTACCCGTGGTACGCGGCGTGGGATCTCGCCTTCCACACGATCCCGCTCGCCCTGCTCGATCCCGAGTTCGCCAAGGCGCAGCTCATCCTGTTCCTGCGCGAGTGGTACATGCACCCGAACGGGCAGATCCCCGCGTACGAATGGAACTTCGGCGACGTGAACCCGCCCGTCCACGCGTGGGCGGCGTGGCGAGTCTACAAGATCGAGCGGCGGCTGCGCGGCAAGGGTGACCGGCAGTTCCTGGAGAAGGTCTTCCACAAGCTCTTGCTGAACTTCACGTGGTGGGTGAACCGCAAGGATGCCGAGGGCAACAACGTGTTCCAGGGCGGCTTCCTCGGCCTGGACAACATCGGGGTGTTCGATCGATCCGCCCCGCTGCCCACGGGCGGGCACATCGAGCAGTCGGACGGCACCAGCTGGATGGGCATGTACTCGCTCAACATGCTGGCCATCGCGCTGGAGCTGGCCCAGGAGGACCCCGCCTACGAGGACGTGGCCAGCAAGTTCTTCGAGCACTTCATGTACATCGCCCACGCCATGCACCATCTGGGTGGCGACGGGGGCGTGAGCCTCTGGAACGAGGCGGACGGCTTCTACTACGACGTGCTCCACGGCGACGGAGGCGATCCCGTTCCCCTCCGCGTTCGCTCCATGGTGGGGCTGATCCCGCTGTTCGCTGTCGAGACCCTCGAGCCCGAGCAGGTGGACCGCCTCGAGGGCTTCAAGCGGCGCATGCAGTGGTTCGTGGACAATCGTCCGGATCTGGCCGACCACATCGTGGAAGCGCAGCGGCTCGATGGAAAGATCCGCCGGCTCCTCTCGATCGTGACGCAGCCCCAGCTGCCGCGCGTGCTGGGCTACATGCTCGACGAGGGCGAGTTCCTGTCGCCGCACGGGATCCGCGCGATGTCCCGCTATCATCGCGAGCACCCCTACGTCCTCGAGCTCGACGGCATGCAGCACCGGGTGGACTACGAGCCGGCGGAGTCGTCGATCCCGCTTTTCGGCGGGAACTCGAACTGGCGCGGGCCGATCTGGTTTCCGGTGAACTACCTCCTCATCGAGTCGCTGCAGAAGTTCCACTGGTTCCTTGGCGAGGGGCTCGCGGTCGAATGCCCGACACGATCGGGCCGGCGCATGAATCTCTGGGACGTGTCGATGGAGCTCTCGCGCCGCCTCTCGCGCATCTTCCTGCGTGGGCCGGACGGCCGCCGCGCGGCGTTCGGCAGCGTGGAGACCTTCCAGCGCGATCCGCACTGGCGCGACCTCATCCCGTTCCACGAGTATTTCCACGGGGAGACGGGGGCCGGCCTCGGCGCCAGCCATCAGACGGGCTGGACGGGGCTCGTGGCCAAGCTCATCGCCCAGAGCGGCGAGTAG
- a CDS encoding GMC family oxidoreductase — protein sequence MAHYDVAIIGSGAGGGTLAYALAPTGKRILLLERGGYVPRERDNWSTRAVNLEGKYQTKEVWRDAQGRELHPHTNYYVGGNTKFYGAALFRLRREDFGEVRHWGGISPAWPIGYDELEPYYTQAERLYHVHGQRGADPTEPPASAPYPHPPVSHEPRIQALAEDFMRQGLQPFPVPLGIMLNERSPRKSACIRCATCDGHPCLVNAKSDAQVVCVDPALEHPNVMLLTGAYVERLETSASGREVTRIVVGRDGRQEVHSADIVVVSAGAINSAALLLRSASGMHPNGLANRSGVVGRHYMGHVNSVHLALSRCPNPTVFQKTLALNDFYWGSRDWDFPMGHISFVGKVDGQTLKAGAPALAPGWTLELMGRHSLDFWLTSEDLPDPDNRVTLDRNGSIVLHYTPNNTAGHQHLIATLERLMQQQTKCGIHGDECHQGLFARNLFVGERIPLAGVAHQNGTIRFGRDPQTSALDPFCRAHEVDNLYVVDASFFPSSGAVNPALTVMANALRVADHLKTRLA from the coding sequence ATGGCGCACTACGACGTGGCGATCATCGGCAGCGGAGCGGGTGGCGGCACCCTGGCCTATGCCCTCGCCCCCACCGGCAAGCGCATCCTGCTTCTCGAGCGCGGCGGCTACGTGCCGCGCGAGCGCGACAACTGGAGCACGCGCGCGGTGAACCTCGAGGGGAAGTACCAGACCAAGGAGGTGTGGCGCGACGCGCAGGGGCGGGAGCTCCACCCTCATACCAACTACTACGTGGGCGGCAACACGAAGTTCTACGGCGCAGCGCTGTTCCGCCTGCGCCGCGAGGACTTCGGCGAGGTACGGCACTGGGGCGGGATCTCCCCCGCCTGGCCCATCGGGTACGACGAGCTCGAGCCCTACTACACGCAGGCCGAGCGCCTCTACCACGTGCACGGCCAGCGCGGGGCGGATCCCACGGAGCCCCCCGCCAGCGCGCCGTACCCGCATCCGCCGGTGAGCCATGAGCCCCGCATCCAGGCCCTCGCCGAGGACTTCATGCGTCAAGGCCTCCAGCCGTTCCCCGTGCCCCTCGGGATCATGCTGAACGAGCGGAGCCCGCGGAAGAGTGCGTGCATTCGCTGCGCCACGTGCGACGGACATCCGTGCCTGGTCAACGCCAAGTCCGACGCGCAGGTGGTCTGCGTGGACCCCGCGCTGGAGCATCCGAACGTGATGCTCCTCACCGGAGCCTACGTGGAGCGTCTGGAGACGAGCGCTTCCGGGCGCGAGGTGACGCGCATCGTGGTGGGGCGCGACGGCCGGCAGGAGGTGCACTCGGCGGACATCGTCGTGGTGTCGGCCGGCGCGATCAACTCGGCGGCGCTCCTGCTCCGCTCGGCGAGCGGCATGCATCCGAATGGGCTCGCCAACCGCTCGGGCGTGGTCGGCCGGCACTACATGGGGCACGTGAACTCCGTCCACCTGGCGCTGTCGCGCTGCCCGAATCCGACGGTGTTCCAGAAGACGCTGGCCCTGAACGACTTCTACTGGGGATCCCGAGATTGGGACTTCCCCATGGGCCACATCTCGTTCGTGGGCAAGGTCGACGGTCAGACCCTGAAGGCCGGCGCCCCCGCTCTCGCGCCGGGGTGGACCCTCGAGCTCATGGGTCGCCATTCGCTCGACTTCTGGCTCACCTCCGAGGACCTGCCGGATCCCGACAACCGCGTGACCCTCGACCGGAACGGCAGCATCGTGCTCCACTACACGCCCAACAACACCGCCGGCCACCAGCACCTCATCGCCACGCTGGAGCGGCTGATGCAGCAGCAGACCAAGTGCGGCATCCACGGTGACGAGTGCCACCAGGGGCTCTTCGCGCGGAACCTGTTCGTCGGGGAGCGTATCCCGCTGGCCGGCGTCGCGCACCAGAACGGCACCATCCGCTTCGGCCGCGATCCGCAGACGTCCGCGCTGGATCCGTTCTGCCGCGCCCACGAGGTGGACAACCTCTACGTCGTGGACGCGAGCTTCTTCCCCTCGAGCGGCGCGGTGAATCCGGCCCTGACGGTTATGGCCAACGCGCTGCGGGTCGCCGATCACCTCAAGACGCGCCTCGCGTGA
- a CDS encoding SDR family oxidoreductase yields the protein MNAQLLKGQTALVTGASSGIGEGVARALGAAGADVVVNYVTNPEVAERVAADIRARGVRALAIRADVSRENEVQAMFAEMAGAWGGIDILVNNAGLQKDAAFADMTLQQWNTVIEVNLTGMFLCSREAVRRMIERGIRKDVSRAAGKIICISSVHQRIPWAGHVNYAASKGGVMAFMESLAQEVAPHRIRVNSIAPGAIQTAINRAAWETPAALKELLQLIPYGRIGQPDDIGKVSVFLASDDSDYIHGQTIFVDGGMTLYPEFARGG from the coding sequence ATGAACGCACAGCTGCTCAAGGGACAGACCGCGCTGGTGACCGGGGCCAGCTCGGGGATCGGCGAGGGCGTGGCGCGCGCGTTGGGCGCGGCCGGCGCGGACGTCGTGGTGAACTACGTGACCAATCCCGAGGTGGCCGAGCGCGTGGCCGCGGACATCCGCGCGCGCGGCGTACGCGCGCTCGCCATCCGCGCGGATGTCTCGCGCGAGAACGAGGTCCAGGCCATGTTCGCCGAGATGGCGGGCGCATGGGGCGGCATCGACATCCTCGTCAACAACGCGGGGCTCCAGAAGGACGCCGCCTTCGCCGACATGACCCTCCAGCAGTGGAACACCGTGATCGAGGTCAACCTCACCGGCATGTTCCTCTGCTCGCGCGAGGCGGTGCGGCGCATGATCGAGCGGGGCATCCGCAAGGACGTGTCGCGGGCGGCGGGCAAGATCATCTGCATCTCGTCGGTCCATCAGCGCATTCCCTGGGCGGGCCACGTCAACTACGCCGCGTCGAAGGGCGGGGTGATGGCGTTCATGGAATCGCTCGCCCAAGAGGTGGCGCCCCACCGGATCCGCGTCAATTCCATCGCGCCGGGGGCCATCCAGACCGCCATCAACCGCGCCGCGTGGGAGACGCCGGCCGCGCTCAAGGAGCTGCTGCAGCTGATCCCCTACGGCCGCATCGGCCAGCCCGACGACATCGGCAAGGTGTCGGTGTTCCTCGCCTCCGACGACTCGGACTACATCCACGGACAAACCATCTTCGTCGACGGCGGAATGACGCTCTATCCCGAGTTCGCGCGCGGAGGCTAG
- a CDS encoding VOC family protein has protein sequence MSARPGSLAMRDTLGRHWPEYLMEAAGLGLFMISACLFVTLIEHPASPVRQAIATPILRRVLMGLAMGLTAAGLVYSRWGQRSGAHLNPSVTLAFLRLGKVARWDAGFYVLAQVLGGAAGVAVAGLALGGLLDDPAVNHAATQPGAPGVLVAFVAEAVISFVLMSVVLAASNATPVAPFTGLFAGALVATCITLEAPLSGMSMNPARTLASALGARVWHALWLYFIAPPVGMLLAAEAYRRLAGPRGVICAKLHHTHGQRCIFKCGYAMGALCLVLLGQVGGASAQAPGTAVGEPRAAAVTVVGMTVSDLDRSVEFYSRVLGFEKEGETEVTGEAYEHLQGLFGLRMRMARLRLGEERIELTEYLAPSTGRPMPPDSRSQDRWFQHIAVVVSDMDAAYRRLREHRVRHASSGPQRLPDWNPSAGGIQAFYFKDPDGHVLEVIAFPPGKGDPRWQRRFGALFLGIDHTAIVVADTEASLGFYRDTLGLAVAGRSENYGTEQEHLNNVFGARLRITTLRAAAGPGIELLEYVTPGDGRPMPTDARANDLMHWHTGLAVGNLRAAAARLERRRASFLSPGVVELPDAALGASSSVTVRDPDGHVLRLIP, from the coding sequence GTGAGCGCGCGCCCCGGGAGCCTCGCCATGCGGGACACGCTGGGACGGCACTGGCCGGAGTATCTGATGGAGGCGGCAGGCCTCGGGCTCTTCATGATCTCGGCCTGCCTCTTCGTCACCCTCATCGAGCATCCCGCCTCGCCCGTGCGACAGGCGATCGCGACCCCGATCCTGCGGCGGGTGCTCATGGGGCTCGCCATGGGCCTGACCGCGGCAGGTCTCGTCTACTCGCGATGGGGACAGCGCTCGGGCGCACACCTGAACCCGTCCGTGACGCTCGCCTTCCTGCGCCTCGGGAAGGTGGCGCGCTGGGACGCCGGCTTCTATGTGCTGGCCCAGGTCCTGGGCGGCGCGGCGGGTGTCGCCGTGGCCGGGCTCGCGCTCGGTGGCCTGCTCGATGACCCCGCCGTGAATCACGCCGCGACGCAGCCGGGCGCGCCCGGCGTCCTGGTGGCGTTCGTGGCGGAGGCGGTGATCTCCTTCGTGCTCATGTCGGTGGTGCTGGCGGCGTCCAACGCGACACCCGTCGCGCCCTTCACCGGGCTCTTCGCCGGTGCGCTCGTGGCGACGTGCATCACGCTCGAGGCGCCGCTCTCGGGGATGAGCATGAATCCGGCTCGCACCCTGGCCTCCGCGCTGGGCGCGCGCGTCTGGCACGCGCTCTGGCTCTACTTCATCGCGCCCCCTGTGGGCATGCTCCTCGCCGCCGAAGCCTATCGCCGCCTGGCCGGACCGCGCGGCGTCATCTGCGCGAAGCTCCACCACACGCATGGGCAGCGCTGCATCTTCAAGTGCGGCTACGCGATGGGCGCGCTGTGCTTGGTCCTGCTCGGCCAGGTTGGTGGGGCCTCGGCCCAGGCGCCCGGCACGGCGGTCGGTGAGCCGCGCGCCGCCGCGGTCACCGTGGTCGGCATGACCGTCTCCGACCTCGATCGCTCGGTGGAGTTCTACTCCCGCGTCCTGGGCTTCGAGAAGGAAGGGGAGACGGAGGTGACGGGCGAGGCGTACGAGCACCTTCAGGGGCTGTTCGGCCTCCGCATGCGCATGGCGCGGCTTCGCCTGGGGGAGGAGCGCATCGAGCTAACGGAGTATCTGGCGCCGTCGACGGGGCGCCCCATGCCGCCGGACTCGCGCAGCCAGGACCGCTGGTTCCAGCACATCGCGGTCGTGGTGAGCGACATGGACGCGGCCTATCGTCGGCTGCGCGAGCATCGCGTGCGCCACGCCTCGTCGGGGCCCCAGCGGCTGCCTGACTGGAATCCCAGCGCCGGCGGCATCCAGGCCTTCTACTTCAAGGATCCGGACGGCCACGTGCTGGAAGTCATCGCCTTCCCGCCCGGCAAGGGCGACCCGCGCTGGCAGCGGCGGTTCGGGGCGCTCTTTCTCGGCATCGACCACACGGCCATCGTGGTCGCCGACACGGAGGCGAGCCTGGGATTCTATCGGGATACCTTGGGGCTCGCCGTCGCCGGTAGGAGTGAGAACTACGGGACCGAGCAAGAGCACCTGAACAACGTGTTCGGCGCCCGCCTCCGCATCACCACGCTGCGGGCGGCGGCCGGGCCCGGCATCGAGCTATTGGAGTATGTGACGCCCGGCGACGGGCGCCCCATGCCGACCGATGCCCGCGCGAACGATCTGATGCACTGGCATACGGGCCTTGCCGTCGGTAACCTACGGGCGGCGGCGGCGCGGTTGGAGCGACGGCGAGCATCGTTCCTGTCGCCGGGCGTGGTGGAGCTCCCGGACGCCGCGCTGGGCGCCTCGTCGAGCGTGACCGTGCGAGATCCCGACGGCCACGTCCTGCGGTTGATTCCCTGA
- a CDS encoding HD domain-containing phosphohydrolase produces MKAPAVRLPLWRRLAVRLAAAFALLAGAGILVSGFVQYRAEDAELRRSLGALLLNIARTGSLLVDGDLHARLGRDGGAHAAIRDRLLLIQEANGLDESLYTLTDVQADHARLGVVGNGLGAVGSDYHLQPGIQEVVRRAFVEGTPGFTDIYTGADGAWISAFAPIRDGSQTIVAVLAVDFRANTYLGARDAVRRRLYWSTLVGAALALIASVALARHITRPLADLQALAHGVVEGDLMPRRTVRTRDEIGLLANVLHLMVERLRVSQRSVVEVLTRALEARDGRTGSLDRLAAASGAVAAGLGLTPAQLEALELGARLHDIGEVQTPEAVLAHPGPLSPAARTVVERHPVAGVEILEPVALLTPALDVVSSHHERWDGGGYPQGLGGEEIPLAARIFAVVDTIDALTHDRPDRHAWEVSEALALVGAEAGKQFDPRVAAAAQAIPPARWAELLLDRTATA; encoded by the coding sequence ATGAAAGCTCCAGCCGTCCGCCTGCCCCTCTGGCGCCGCCTCGCCGTCCGGCTGGCCGCGGCCTTCGCGCTCCTGGCCGGCGCCGGGATCCTCGTCAGCGGCTTCGTGCAATACCGCGCGGAGGATGCCGAGCTGCGGCGGTCGCTCGGCGCCCTGCTCCTCAACATCGCACGCACGGGGAGCCTGCTCGTGGACGGCGATCTTCACGCTCGGCTCGGTCGGGATGGAGGCGCCCACGCGGCCATCCGCGATCGGTTGCTTCTGATCCAGGAGGCCAACGGACTCGACGAATCGCTCTACACGCTGACCGATGTCCAGGCCGATCACGCGCGCCTCGGCGTCGTCGGCAACGGCCTGGGCGCGGTGGGGTCGGACTATCATCTCCAGCCCGGCATCCAGGAGGTCGTCCGTCGCGCCTTCGTCGAGGGCACGCCGGGTTTCACGGACATCTACACTGGCGCGGACGGCGCGTGGATCAGCGCCTTCGCGCCGATTCGCGACGGCTCGCAGACGATCGTCGCGGTGCTGGCGGTAGACTTCCGCGCCAATACCTACCTGGGCGCCCGCGACGCCGTGCGGCGGCGGCTCTACTGGAGCACCCTCGTGGGGGCCGCGCTCGCCCTGATCGCCAGCGTGGCGCTGGCCCGACACATCACCCGCCCGCTCGCCGACCTGCAGGCTCTCGCGCACGGCGTGGTGGAAGGCGATCTCATGCCGCGCCGGACCGTCCGGACGCGCGACGAGATCGGTCTCCTGGCCAACGTGCTGCACCTCATGGTGGAGCGGCTGCGAGTGTCCCAGCGGAGCGTGGTGGAGGTGCTCACGCGGGCGCTCGAAGCGCGCGACGGCCGGACAGGATCTCTTGACCGCCTGGCCGCCGCCTCGGGCGCGGTCGCGGCAGGCCTCGGCCTGACGCCCGCCCAGCTGGAGGCGCTCGAGCTGGGCGCGCGGCTCCATGACATCGGTGAGGTCCAGACGCCCGAGGCAGTGCTCGCCCATCCCGGCCCCCTGTCGCCGGCGGCGCGGACCGTTGTCGAGCGGCATCCCGTCGCTGGCGTGGAGATCCTGGAGCCCGTGGCGCTGCTGACGCCGGCGCTCGACGTCGTGAGCAGCCACCACGAGCGCTGGGACGGCGGAGGCTATCCGCAGGGCCTAGGTGGGGAGGAGATCCCCCTGGCCGCGCGGATCTTCGCCGTCGTGGACACGATCGACGCGCTCACGCATGATCGTCCCGATCGGCACGCGTGGGAGGTGTCGGAGGCCCTGGCGCTGGTGGGGGCGGAGGCCGGCAAACAATTCGATCCGCGGGTCGCCGCCGCCGCCCAGGCCATTCCCCCCGCGCGCTGGGCCGAGCTCCTGCTCGATCGCACCGCCACGGCCTGA